The genome window GCGAATTCGGTACTCAGTGTACCCGCTTGGTAGTTACCCTATCCGATGACTTTCTTTTTTGCCCCAAACTACCACTCTCCTCACCCGCCAATGGTACCGGGCCCATTTCTCATGTTTTCTAACCACCTCCCACACCTCAATATGACGAAAGCCACCCGGAAGTTGTTATTGGTAATCTTCTAGCGCGTGTATCATAACATGATCATCGTCACTCCCGCTAGGACGTAAACGATcctataataaaaatatatattatattaaggTAAAAAATAACAATATGTAAaggtaaaaaataaaaagtatggAAACGTAAAAAAATATACTGCTTGATGTCAAAGCCGTTGAATAAGTTCAACTTCTCTTGCATAGCTTTCCATTCCGGACGGACTTGATGAACGGTCCGTGAACTTTCTCCAACGGTTGCATTGTAGTGTGCGAGAACTTTATTCCAAAAGCCTTCCGACTTTTGTCGattgcttttttttttcttgttaacACTACAATGCACATACACCATCGCTAACGCATCTTCTTGTTTCGTCGTCCATCTTTGCGGATCCGGCTTACCCTATTTTCCTTTCCGTTCATCTTCGGCTTCTTCTTCGACTTCaacttcttcctcttcttcagctTCTTCATTTTTGTCTTGATATAGCTCTTGAGTCTCGGCTACAAATTCTTCATCTTCATGATCATTGAATATGGAAGCATGTGCTCAACATTATCTCTTGAGATTAAGTCGTGGACTTCGAtaagcaaacgggtcaaaagcgtTTTGAGCTTCCGTAGGATACTCGTACACACCCGGTGCAACCATCGTGAGACCTTGTGGTAATGAAAAAAATTGCGGTGGATAGTTGGGTTTgggttgggtgttgtaaaaacCCGGTTGTGAAAAAAAATTGTGGTGGATAGTTGGGTTAGTACACACTCGATCCGCCTCGTCTACTTTGCGAGCCGCGACCCCTCGCATTCGAACCGGAACCCGAAACTTTTTTCTCGTCATCACCCTTGTTTTGTCTATCCGTAGTATGCTTTGAGAGTTTGTGAATTTGGTGAAAATGAAATGTAAATTGGTAATATTTATAAGgtatttaattgttttttttaaatcaaacgACATTATAGCCGTTAAAGTGCCCTCCAACGGTCATCTTTCATGTCCAACGGTTATATTGATGTGCGGCGAAAAGTCCCCGATTTTGAGGTGTCCCCCACGGTGTGAGGGGACGGCGGCGATATTCCCCACACAGTAAAAGAATTCACCGCACCCTTTACCACTTTCACCCTATTCACCCTTAGGTTAAAAAAACAGAAATAATGTCACATCTTCATCATTTGACCGCCCATAAAGCCCCACAATTTGTTTTTATTCAATAATTTAAAcaaaattcattaaaaattcatattcaataatttaaacaaaaattcattaaaaaaatatttagatGAAGAGAAGGTTCTTATAAGTAGAGTCTAGAACTTTCGTCTTCCTTCTACCAGCCTGAGGCTCTAGCAACTTGCATTTTCTATTCCATTTTTCCCCAAAATCAACGTATGTTTTCAATAAAAAAACCCATTAATTTGACCTATAAAAAGTTTCCCAAATCAGTAACTCATCATCTGCAATGAATCTTGCAGTTGTCAAATCTTTCCCCAAATGTCGTTTTGTCCTCTAGATTCCATTTATGTCATCTGTTTCTAACTGAATTTGTTCAAATCTTTTGTGCACACCAACTGTTCGATCTTTTGTCTCAATGAACTTTTTCCTGTTTTTTTCTCTTGATTTTGCTTCAAAGTTTGATCATCCCATAGGAAACAGATTGTTGATTTCCGATTCATCTGTTTTTAGTCTGTTTAGTTTAATTTTCTTACAGAAAAATTCAAGGGTTTGTGATGATCTTGCTGTAATTTGTCTGGTTTTGTTGTTTTCAAGCAaacttttttcttatttttttcttgtttttcctgAAAACTGTTGTAGACCCATTTGAGTTTACAGCAAAAAGATTGTGGGTTTGTGatctttttcagtttttttttttaatataaaaaaggTTGGTGATTTACTGATTTTAGGTAGGTGAAAAACTGAAAAAGGGTTCTAAAGGGTTAAAATGAACCCTTTTTACTCAGTTATTAAAGAAGAatatgatggtggtggtggtggtggtaaacAACCAGTGGTGGTGGTACAAGCTCCACAGCCAATGGAGGGGCTACATGATGCTGGGCCCCCACCTTTTTTGACAAAAATCTATGATATGGTGAATGACCAAACAATTGATCACATAATTTGTTGGAGCAGAGGAGGTCAAAGCTTTGTGGTGTTGGATCCACATGCTTTTTCTACTAATCTTCTTCCAAGATACTTTAAGCATAATAATTTCTCTAGCTTTGTCAGGCAGCTCAATACTTATGTAAGTTGCTTTTTTTCCCCAAATCTCAGATTTCTTGTGACtattataataaaaatattaaaaaaagataaaaatcttgaaatttggTCAAATTTGCAGCCCAAATGAGGGAGTTGTTATGTTAATGTATGTTCATGTTCATAGACTGTTTCAAAGATTTTTAGCCACATGTGTGTTAGGATGATCATAATTTCATAATCCATTGTTGTTTCaaaggggttttttttttttttttttaagattttgaTCCACATATGTATGTTAGGATGACCATGATTTCATAATCCATTGTTTTTAaaggtttgtttttgtttttatttttgtaagaTTTTGATCCACATTTGTATGTTAGGATGACCATGATTTCATAATCCATTGTTGTTtcaaagggttttttttttgcaAGATTTTGATCCACATTTGTATGTTAGGATGATCTTGATTTCATGATCCATTGTAGGttcaaaggtttttttttttttttttttttttttttgtgagatTTTGATCCACATTTGTATGTTAGGATGATCTTGATTTCATAATCCACTGTTTTTTTTGTGTGTGGGGCCTACCTACCTCAAGTCTCTCTCTTTCCTAATCTTACATTTACTAGTAGGAAGCTATTTCTGGTATCAATCTATTTGTTTGTTAAATTTGATTTTACACAAAAATATTAGATTTATCCTTTTTTTTTAATAGAAAAATTCATATATTCATATTACataacagaaggtagacgggtaACAAGCTGTGTCGccacccctttctgaattgcaaaccctaatttacCAAAGACGAAACCCTGCCCCCTCCTGAGGCTGAACAATTGTTGTGGATGACCCGTTGTACCCTGGTCAGGAATTGGATAACTTCTGGCGCTAGGGAGCCAAATGTGTCAAAgacaaaatgcacaaaaacatgttggttctctgcataagctttagcgtgcttatcAACTTTCTTCGATTCTGCCTTTCTTGCTGCTTGTCCAGCTACAAACCCGTTTTCTCTTaaacaaaccagagtggaaaccCTGCTAGgtccacacaagcatgtttccccctAGCCCAACCAAAGGCGAGCAGATCTGCTGGTTGCAGAGTAGATCTTCCTTCTATAGAGTCCGTAAGGAAATTCACAAGATCCTCGAAATAAAAAGAGATGATATTTGTGGGTGTGTTCATGACAGTATATTGGTAACCCATAAAGATATTATTGATAAAGACAACAAAAAAATTATTgataaagacaaaaaaaaattttttttgataaTTTTGTGCATACTGCATACCCTAATCTAAATTTTCTTGATCAAATGTTGAAACTTTTTCACATTTTCCTGTTTTTTTGGAAATTCTTAGCTTCAGGGCTTCGGTTTCGAATGCAGGGATTTCGAAAGATCGATCCGGACACATGGGAATTCGCTAACGAAGCGTTTGTAAGAGGTAAACGACATGTGTTAAAGAACATCAAGAGAAGAAGAACGCCTAACGCTCAAGTGTTATCTCCGGTTAACGAAATTGGAAAGTCGAGTTTCGATGAAGTTGGTCATCTAAAACACGAAAAACAGGTGTTAATGATGGAGTTAGTTAAGcttaaacaacaacaacaaaccacGCGGGCCCAACTTCAAGCAATGGAGCTACGGTTACAAGGAACCGAGTTAAAACAACAAAAGATGATGAATTTCTTGGCGAAAGCAATGCAAAATCCGGACTTTGTTCAGAAACTGGTCAAACATGGTAAAAGTAAGGAGTTTCAAGAAGCGATCAAGAACCAGATCGGCGAATCAAGTCAAACGGGTGGCGGGTCGAAGCTTATTAAATCCGAACCGGAGGAATTCATGGATAGTTCGTCGTTCCAAGTGTCGGAACTCGAGGCGCTTGCGTTAGAGATTCAAGGGATTGGTAGATCGAAAAGAAATCAAGAACGCGAAcgcgaacacgaacacgaacgaaACGATCTCGAATTTGACGGTGGGGAGAAAGAACTGGATGATGAATTCTGGGAAGAGTTGTTTAGTGACAGATCATATGAACAGTCTGCTGATGATGTGAATTTCTTGGCTGATAAGTTGGATTTCTTGGGCTCGAGCCCGAAGTAGGAAAAGCCCGTTAGCCCGTTAACGGATGTTTTAACTCATGAATAACTGTTTCTTGAATCTTGATCTTCCTTGTTATTGATCTTTGTAGTTATGAACAAACACATCAGATGGTGATTGAAGATTATGATGATCTTTGACCGATTTTAGGATGCTGTTTTTCGGTCGGTTATGTTCTATCTAATCCACAATTATGTCTAGTGTTGATTTATCAGATTTTGATTCAAGATTTTGTTGTGATTCTCAGGAGATTAGGTCATCAACACAACTATTCCTTCCTTCAGAAGTTTATCCAGAAATCATTTGTTGTTTTATGGGTTCTTTTTAAGTTTTTGTGCATTTGATTCTCTTATATAATAACTCTTTGTTCATCATATCAGATTAGATTGGAAGCAAGCATTTTCTTGGACTCAAATGAAGTTGCTTGTTCCGATTATATCTCGAGGTTCGTTATGTTGATTCGTAAATGTTACAAGAGTCGAGGCGCTCGTGTGCTTCTCGAGATCGTGAAATCTCGAACCGATTTGAGTTTAAAcgagcttgagcttgagcttgaacTCGTTCATAAATAGAAACTCATTTAATAAATGAACTCGTTTATTAAACTGGCTTGAGCTCAAGTTTCCCTTATCGAGTTTGATTGCTTAGGTACAAGTCTATTATTCATTTcaaataaaattttattttatattataattataaatatataaattacataataaatcttattatattatatatagaatTATAGTAAAGTAACttaaaaaataaatctttttatatataaaaattatgttataataatatttatataatatagaataattatgtatatgtataaataacataataaaattttataaataataaccAAGTTGAGTCTAAGCTGATCTTGAGCttgaaaaattataaaaactCAAGATTTAACCACTGAGCTTGAAACAAGCCGAGTTTGAGTTATTGTAAATATGAGCTCAGCCCGGTTAGTTCTTGTCATGGTGTGTTATTTTCTGGCTTACAATGTAGATCTCACAGAAGGTATTGTACCGGTTGCACCGGAGATTCTATCGTTGTGGTTTTGGAACGCAGTAGTATGTAGTTTTGGTATATTTAAAAGTTTCGTCATAACGGAAATACGGGGTAACCCGGATGATATGGATCATGATTCATGAGCTCCAACTGCTACTCATGACTTGTTTTTTAGTCATATTAAAATGGGTCGGGCCAAATCTGTATCAAGGCCCATTAATATTTGTGTTCGGTAGTTTTGAGTGTAACTTGAACTTTAAGGCCCAAGTACTTAAAGATCCCATTACTTAATTGTGTAGGCTGAACAAAGGCATGTAAGGCCCATGTCTTAATTGTGTTGGGTTCTTATAGAGATGGGCATAATCGGGTATTCAtaaaacccggaaccggttccaacccggaaccgggtatggATACAAGTGAGTGGAACCGGGTTCTCTGTGGAACCGGTTCCGGATACAACCCGGGTACACGTCAATATATTTAGAACCGGCGTAACCGGTTTCGGGTACAATGGAACCAGGTACGGGTCCTGatggaaccggttccgggtacaACCCGGGTACACGTCAATCATTCCGTTTGAAAGATATTCATTTCGTTTGAATATTAATCATTTCGTTTGAATCAAAAACGGCTGCATGTGATCATAAATGAAATACAATTAATCAGATCCACTAACATTGGAGGTCCAATTAGAGTAATTTGTCTTCGGCCCTTTTAAACAATACATGTGCATGTTCAGAATCACTATATTAATCGGCCCAATGAGAATAGAGAGTGTTGAATTACTTTGTCGGACATTGTCAACAATTGCATGTGAAATAATTAGGATTGTCAGTCTTTGAACGGCCCAATCATATTCCATTAGGTGTTGTAGTTGTCGGCCCATGTGGTCTGCTCATATAAACCACCGGTCCAATTAAAATCCATATCTTAAATAGTTGTCGGGTTTTTTTGtaatacccggaaccggttccgggtaggAACCGGGTTCCGGGTATGCACCGGGTTCCGGTTAGGAACCGGGTACGAaccgattttatttataaaatgtgGAACCGGGTCGGAACCTACGGGTTTTTTGAACCCGGAACCGGTTCTACTATTAGCCGGGTAGGAACCGGAACCGGGTACGGGTCGGGTCCACTGGAATCGGATAGGAACTGGTTTTTATGCCCATCTCTAGGTTCTTAGTGGAATAACCTTTTGGGATACATCACTTTAAGGtcatcctttttttttttttttttaatttcaatcGATTTTTCATATGTGCTTAAGAACTATATTTTTGAGATCTTTTGTCCTTGGTTAGGAATAGGAAAAGAATTTGAAACCGAGTAGAGAAACTAAAAACCACAAACCGAACTAGTTGCACTAGGGTAGGGGATGAGTTGTCCGCGGTAGAGCTGATTTTGGTTTAAGATAACCTTTTGGTAgggttttgttgaggatgggtttTCAAAGGTCAGAACTGATTTTTGTACAAAAAATTCTGTTTGGTTGGGTTGGGCTTGGGATAGGTTTTTAAAGGCCGTAATTGATTTTTGTACAAATGacatcagtggcggatctagaagaaAAAACAAATTGCACTTCAACAagaaagttgaggggtatcccgTGCACCCCCTGGCTCTCACATAGACCGGCCCCTGAATGCGTGAATGACACATTGtttggttgggttgggttgggttgggttggggaTGGTGTGACAACCCGTTTGTCTAAGGTAAAAACCGCTCACGTTTATGTCTTATTTTATTACATCGCTTGTGTTGTTTAGCACACCTACTTGAATATCTATACGATTATGTAATATATCGATTCTTagacgatatatatatatatatatatatatatatatatatatatatatatatatatatatatatatatatatatatatatatatatcgaaacTGTAATACGTAACGAGAATTCGCTCACGTGACCCGGCCCACTCGTACGTCCTCGGCCCAAAACCTACGTCAATGTGTTTAATCCAAACACCCTAACACAACACACTGTAAACTCAAACCTGATTCTTAATTACTTGCGGCCCACTTTTTATAAACCCAAACCGCCATCCCATTTCCCCCTCTCTTTATTCTCGGCCCAAGTCAACCGAGCCCAAACCCCACCATTTTGTTTCGGCCCAATCCCACTTGATAttacgtatgtatgtatgcatgctaaCTGCCACAAATCCCCAAACCCTAGTGCGACACCCCTTCTCTGTTGTGAGCGAAGATCAGTAGCTTCACGGCCTTCACACTCACCGATAGAAGCTTAAATCGGCCCTACACCACCTCCTAGATCTCGGTAACACTTTAAGCATTTTTCGGTTTTGTTAATTTGTGTTTAATCATTCATTTCTTGGCTGCGTTTTCTGGATTTATAAGGTTTATTGGTGATGTTATGATGATTTACTTGTGGTATAGGGTTCATAAAAATCAAGTGATATGCTTAGAAATAGTTTTATGCATGTATAGATAGATGTGTCACGATTAGGGTTTGAGATGCTTGATGGTTTTGATGAATTGGTAAATCTAATATAAATAACCAATAATTTACTGAGAATATAGGTTCATATAATCACGAAATCATGTCTAGAAAGTTTGGAATCTCGTTTTAGTAAAGTATATGTCAAAACAGTTGTTGTTTAGAACGTTACAGCCGGCTTTAAGTGGCTGTAACCGGGTCATAACAATACGAAAACTGGATTTTCTTGAGTCCAAAACGTAGTATTTTGAAATACGCTTCTAATGGCACTAGAGTCGCAATTTTTGGATGTCTGATATTTTAAACAAATTATTTCGTTTCAGTGGTCAaagctgcatttttctgcagactttgtgtgttgtgttttacgTTATATCTCGGTGAATACTTGGAGTTAGGTCATGAAATTTATACAGTAGATGGTCTTAGGTATCACTACGAATATCCAAGTGGAATTTGGTCAATCGGGTAATcgagaattttaaatgaattttccGTAAGCTGCAATCAGAAGGTGACGAATCTGGCGACTGCATAGTAAAgcatttttctaaatttttcgGTAAAGAGTTAGGCCTAAAAATTTAACATAGGGATAACCCCACCGAGGGGTACGTCCCATAAAAAGATCATAATTTTTGCAACATCGTAAGTATGATAAACGAGCTTCCTAAAACAGCCTAATTTCAGTGAATTTGCTATGCATGATTGATAAACTTATAAAAGTCGAAATTGTTATATTAAGTGCCCGCACTTGATTAGTGATTGCATAAATGATATATGACATGTCATAGGTTATATTATGAACATGTGCATGAAAACAACACAGTAAAATATCTTGTGACAACTTTTTCGCATGCTATGTGTTTTGATGAATTGGTACAATGAATCTGATATAAATAACCAATAACCTGCTAAGAATGATTTATTAGGTTCATATA of Helianthus annuus cultivar XRQ/B chromosome 1, HanXRQr2.0-SUNRISE, whole genome shotgun sequence contains these proteins:
- the LOC110864192 gene encoding heat stress transcription factor A-7a, coding for MNPFYSVIKEEYDGGGGGGKQPVVVVQAPQPMEGLHDAGPPPFLTKIYDMVNDQTIDHIICWSRGGQSFVVLDPHAFSTNLLPRYFKHNNFSSFVRQLNTYGFRKIDPDTWEFANEAFVRGKRHVLKNIKRRRTPNAQVLSPVNEIGKSSFDEVGHLKHEKQVLMMELVKLKQQQQTTRAQLQAMELRLQGTELKQQKMMNFLAKAMQNPDFVQKLVKHGKSKEFQEAIKNQIGESSQTGGGSKLIKSEPEEFMDSSSFQVSELEALALEIQGIGRSKRNQEREREHEHERNDLEFDGGEKELDDEFWEELFSDRSYEQSADDVNFLADKLDFLGSSPK